In Lacerta agilis isolate rLacAgi1 chromosome 1, rLacAgi1.pri, whole genome shotgun sequence, the following proteins share a genomic window:
- the LOC117040772 gene encoding mucin-2-like: STPPTPTHHPKILTTTTPSTTTESTAPSTPTPTTTTGPVPPTTPSPPTPSTTTTTTSPTTVTSTSTSTPVPTATTLTTAPPTSTETPSTTPATTTVPVTTETPKSTTSVPPPVPTVTTPSTTRPPSSTPKTTPTTSPSTTSRTTASTQTATTNTPKTTATASTISTPPTPTHHPKILTTTTPSTTTESTAPSTPTPTTTTGPVPPTTPSPPTPSTTTTTTSPTTVTSTSTSTPVPTATTLTTAPPTSTETPSTTPATTTVPVTTVTTPSTTRPPSSTPKTTATTSPSTTSRTTASTQTATTNTPKTTATASTISTPPTPTHHPKILTTTTPSTTTESTAPSTPTPTTTTGPVPPTTPSPPTPSTTTTTTSPTTVTSTSTSTPVPTATTLTTAPPTSTETPSTTPATTTVPVTTGKSPWPLCSSLQVFQDPSLPVTLLFCVPETPKSTTSVPPPVPTVTTPSTTRPPSSTPKTTPTTSPSTTSRTTASTQTATTNTPKTTATASTISTPPTPTHHPKILTTTTPSTTTESTAPSTPTPTTTTGPVPPTTPSPPTPSTTTTTTSPTTVTSTSTSTPVPTATTLTTAPPTSTETPSTTPATTTIPVTTGTCSSCPRLVPWATQTPSRDGSPPFPSPNATYVTLLFCVPETPKSTTSVPPPVPTVTTPSTTRPPSSTPKTTATTSPSTTSRTTASTQTATTNTPKTTATASTISTPPTPTHHPKILTTTTPSTTTESTAPSTPTPTTTTGPVPPTTPSPLTPSTTTTTTSPTTVTSTSTSTPVPTATTLTTAPPTSTETPSTTPATTTVPVTTSKSPWPLCSSLQVFQDPSLPVTLLFCVPETPKSTTSVPPPVPTVTTPSTTRPPSSTPKTTPTTSPSTTSRTTTSTQTATTNTPKTTATASTISTPPTPTHHPKILTTTTPSTTTESTAPSTPTPTTTTGPVPPTTPSPPAPSTTTTTTSPTTVTSTSTSTPVPTATTLTTAPPTSTETPSTTPATTTVPVTTETPKSTTSVPPPVPTVTTPSTTRPPSSTPKTTATTSPSTTSRTTASTQTATTNTPKTTATASTISTPPTPTHHPKILTTTTPSTTTESTAPSTPTPTTTTGPVPPTTPSPPTASTTTTTTSPTTVTSTSTSTPVPTATTLTTAPPTSTETPSTTPATTTVPVTTGKSPWPLCSSLQVFQDPSLPVTLLFCVPETPKSTTSVPPPVPTVTTPSTTRPPSSTPKTTATTSPSTTSRTTASTQTATTNTPKTTATASTISTPPTPTHHPKILTTTTPSTTTESTAPSTPTLTTTTGPVPPTTPSPLTPSTTTTTTSPTTVTSTSTSTPVPTATTLTTAPPTSTETPSTTPATTTVPVTTGKSPWPLCSSLQVFQDPSLPVAIQGAEGFPPPGPT; this comes from the exons TGCGCCTAGCACACCAACCCCGACAACCACAACAGGACCCgtgccccccaccacaccctctcCTCCGACGCCGTCcacgacaaccaccaccacctcgccCACAACCGTTACCTCCACTTCAACCAGCACTCCAGTACCCACTGCCACAACTCTCACCACTGCTCCACCTACCAGCACAGAAACGCCCAGCACAACTCCTGCAACCACCACCGTCCCAGTTACCACGG AAACACCGAAAAGCACCACTTCTGTTCCACCACCGGTGCCTACAG tcacCACACCTTCGACAACCAGACCGCCAAGCAGCACTCCGAAAACCACGCCAACCACGTCTCCCTCCACCACATCCAGAACCACTGCGTCAACTCAGACGGCAACCACCAACACGCCAAAGACCACTGCAACAGCCTCCACAATCTCCACACCACCCACCCCTACGCATCATCCCAAAATCCTAACCACCACAACCCCCTCCACCACAACAGAATCCACTGCGCCTAGCACACCAACCCCGACAACCACAACAGGACCCgtgccccccaccacaccctctcCTCCGACGCCGTCcacgacaaccaccaccacctcgccCACAACCGTTACCTCCACTTCAACCAGCACTCCAGTACCCACTGCCACAACTCTCACCACTGCTCCACCTACCAGCACAGAAACGCCCAGCACAACTCCTGCAACCACCACCGTCCCAGTTACCACGG tcacCACACCTTCAACAACCAGACCGCCAAGCAGCACTCCGAAAACCACGGCAACCACGTCTCCCTCCACCACATCCAGAACCACTGCATCAACTCAGACGGCAACCACCAACACGCCAAAGACCACTGCAACGGCCTCCACAATCTCCACACCACCCACCCCTACACATCACCCCAAAATCCTAACCACCACAACCCCCTCCACCACGACAGAATCCACTGCGCCTAGCACACCAACCCCGACAACCACAACAGGACCCgtgccccccaccacaccctctcCTCCGACGCCGTCcacgacaaccaccaccacctcgccCACAACCGTTACCTCCACTTCAACCAGCACTCCAGTACCCACTGCCACAACTCTCACCACTGCTCCACCTACCAGCACAGAAACGCCCAGCACAACTCCTGCAACCACCACCGTCCCAGTTACCACGGGTAAGTCTCCTTGGCCGCTCTGCAGCAGCTTACAAGTCTTTCAGGACCCCTCTCTTCCC GTGACCTTGCTCTTTTGCGTTCCAGAAACACCGAAAAGCACCACTTCTGTTCCACCACCGGTGCCTACAG tcacCACACCTTCGACAACCAGACCGCCAAGCAGCACTCCGAAAACCACGCCAACCACGTCTCCCTCCACCACATCCAGAACCACTGCGTCAACTCAGACGGCAACCACCAACACGCCAAAGACCACTGCAACAGCCTCCACAATCTCCACACCACCCACCCCTACGCATCATCCCAAAATCCTAACCACCACAACCCCCTCCACCACAACAGAATCCACTGCGCCTAGCACACCAACCCCGACAACCACAACAGGACCCgtgccccccaccacaccctctcCTCCGACGCCGTCcacgacaaccaccaccacctcgccCACAACCGTTACCTCCACTTCAACCAGCACTCCAGTACCCACTGCCACAACTCTCACCACTGCTCCACCTACCAGCACAGAAACGCCCAGCACAACTCCTGCAACCACCACCATCCCAGTTACCACGG GAACCTGTTCCTCATGTCCTCGTCTGGTGCCCTGGGCAACCCAAACTCCCAGCCGTGACGGGAGcccgcctttcccctctcccaacgCCACCTATGTGACCTTGCTCTTTTGCGTTCCAGAAACACCGAAAAGCACCACTTCTGTTCCACCACCGGTGCCTACAG tcacCACACCTTCGACAACCAGACCGCCAAGCAGCACTCCGAAAACCACGGCAACCACGTCTCCCTCCACCACATCCAGAACCACTGCATCAACTCAGACGGCAACCACCAACACGCCAAAGACCACTGCAACAGCCTCCACAATCTCCACACCACCCACCCCTACACATCACCCCAAAATCCTAACCACCACAACCCCCTCCACCACGACAGAATCCACTGCGCCTAGCACACCAACCCCGACAACCACAACAGGACCCgtgccccccaccacaccctctcCTCTGACGCCGTCcacgacaaccaccaccacctcgccCACAACCGTTACCTCCACTTCAACCAGCACTCCAGTACCCACTGCCACAACTCTCACCACTGCTCCACCTACCAGCACAGAAACGCCCAGCACAACTCCTGCAACCACCACCGTCCCGGTTACCACGAGTAAGTCTCCTTGGCCGCTCTGCAGCAGCTTACAAGTCTTTCAGGACCCCTCTCTTCCC GTGACCTTGCTCTTTTGCGTTCCAGAAACACCGAAAAGCACCACTTCTGTTCCACCACCGGTGCCTACAG tcacCACACCTTCGACAACCAGACCGCCAAGCAGCACTCCGAAAACCACGCCAACCACGTCTCCCTCCACCACATCCAGAACCACTACGTCAACTCAGACGGCAACCACCAACACGCCAAAGACCACTGCAACAGCCTCCACAATCTCCACACCACCCACCCCTACACATCACCCCAAAATCCTAACCACCACAACCCCCTCCACCACGACAGAATCCACTGCGCCTAGCACACCAACCCCGACAACCACAACAGGACCCgtgccccccaccacaccctctcCTCCGGCGCCGTCcacgacaaccaccaccacctcgccCACAACCGTTACCTCCACTTCCACCAGCACTCCAGTACCCACTGCCACAACTCTCACCACTGCTCCCCCTACCAGCACAGAAACGCCCAGCACAACTCCTGCAACCACCACCGTCCCAGTTACCACGG AAACACCGAAAAGCACCACTTCTGTTCCACCACCGGTGCCTACAG tcacCACACCTTCGACAACCAGACCGCCAAGCAGCACTCCGAAAACCACGGCAACCACGTCTCCCTCCACCACATCCAGAACCACTGCATCAACTCAGACGGCAACCACCAACACGCCAAAGACCACTGCAACAGCCTCCACAATCTCCACACCACCCACCCCTACGCATCACCCCAAAATCCTAACCACCACAACCCCCTCCACCACGACAGAATCCACTGCGCCTAGCACACCAACCCCGACAACCACAACAGGACCCgtgccccccaccacaccctctcCTCCGACGGCGTCcacgacaaccaccaccacctcgccCACAACCGTTACCTCCACTTCAACCAGCACTCCAGTACCCACTGCCACAACTCTCACCACTGCTCCACCTACCAGCACAGAAACGCCCAGCACAACTCCTGCAACCACCACCGTCCCAGTTACCACGGGTAAGTCTCCTTGGCCGCTCTGCAGCAGCTTACAAGTCTTTCAGGACCCCTCTCTTCCC GTGACCTTGCTCTTTTGCGTTCCAGAAACACCGAAAAGCACCACTTCTGTTCCACCACCGGTGCCTACAG tcacCACACCTTCGACAACCAGACCGCCAAGCAGCACTCCGAAAACCACGGCAACCACGTCTCCCTCCACCACATCCAGAACCACTGCATCAACTCAGACGGCAACCACCAACACGCCAAAGACCACTGCAACAGCCTCCACAATCTCCACACCACCCACCCCTACACATCACCCCAAAATCCTAACCACCACAACCCCCTCCACCACGACAGAATCCACTGCGCCTAGCACACCAACCCTGACAACCACAACAGGACCCgtgccccccaccacaccctctcCTCTGACGCCGTCcacgacaaccaccaccacctcgccCACAACCGTTACCTCCACTTCAACCAGCACTCCAGTACCCACTGCCACAACTCTCACCACTGCTCCACCTACCAGCACAGAAACGCCCAGCACAACTCCTGCAACCACCACCGTCCCAGTTACCACGGGTAAGTCTCCTTGGCCGCTCTGCAGCAGCTTACAAGTCTTTCAGGACCCCTCTCTTCCTGTAGCGATCCAAGGGGCAGAGGGATTCCCACCTCCAGGTCCCACGTAA
- the LOC117040837 gene encoding histidine-rich glycoprotein-like codes for MSSSGEPAFPLSHRHLGDFALLRSRNTEKHHFCSTTGAYSHHTFDNQTAKQHSENHANHVSLHHIQNHCVNSDGNHQHAKDHCNSLHNLHTTHPYASSQNPNHRNPLHHNRIHCA; via the exons ATGTCCTCGTCTGGT GAGcccgcctttcccctctcccaccgCCACCTAGGTGACTTTGCTCTTTTGCGTTCCAGAAACACCGAAAAGCACCACTTCTGTTCCACCACCGGTGCCTACAG tcacCACACCTTCGACAACCAGACCGCCAAGCAGCACTCCGAAAACCACGCCAACCACGTCTCCCTCCACCACATCCAGAACCACTGCGTCAACTCAGACGGCAACCACCAACACGCCAAAGACCACTGCAACAGCCTCCACAATCTCCACACCACCCACCCCTACGCATCATCCCAAAATCCTAACCACCGCAACCCCCTCCACCACAACAGAATCCACTGCGCCTAG
- the LOC117040971 gene encoding mucin-2-like, whose protein sequence is TPTPTTVTGPVPPTTPSPPTPSTTTTTTSPTTVTSTSTSTPVPTATTLTTAPPTSTETPSTTPATTTVPVTTETPKSTTSVPPPVPTVTTPSTTRPPSSTPKTTPTTSPSTTSRTTASTQTATTNTPKTTATASTISTPPTPTHHPKILTTTTPSTTTESTAPSTPTPTTTTGPVPPTTPSPPTPSTTTTTTSPTTVTSTSSSIPVPTATTLTTAPPTSTETPSTTPATTTVPVTTETPKSTTSVPPPVPTVTTPSTTRPPSSTPKTTPTTSPSTTSRTTASTQTATTNTPKTTATASTISTPPTPTHHPKILTTTTPSTTTESTAPSTPTPTTTTGPVPPTTPSPPTPSTTTTTTSPTTVTSTSTSTPVPTATTLTTAPPTSTETPSTTPATTTVPVTTGKSPWPLCSSLQVFQDPSLPVAIQGAEGFPPPGPT, encoded by the exons ACACCAACCCCGACAACCGTAACAGGACCCGTaccccccaccacaccctctcCTCCGACGCCGTCcacgacaaccaccaccacctcgccCACAACCGTTACCTCCACTTCAACCAGCACTCCAGTACCCACTGCCACAACTCTCACCACTGCTCCCCCTACCAGCACAGAAACGCCCAGCACAACTCCTGCAACCACCACCGTCCCAGTTACCACGG AAACACCGAAAAGCACCACTTCTGTTCCACCACCGGTGCCTACAG tcacCACACCTTCGACAACCAGACCGCCAAGCAGCACTCCGAAAACCACGCCAACCACGTCTCCCTCCACCACATCCAGAACCACTGCATCAACTCAGACGGCAACCACCAACACGCCAAAGACCACTGCAACAGCCTCCACAATCTCCACACCACCCACCCCTACACATCACCCCAAAATCCTAACCACCACAACCCCCTCCACCACGACAGAATCCACTGCGCCTAGCACACCAACCCCGACAACCACAACAGGACCCgtgccccccaccacaccctctcCTCCGACGCCGTCcacgacaaccaccaccacctcacccaCAACCGTTACCTCCACTTCCAGCAGCATTCCAGTACCCACTGCCACAACTCTCACCACTGCTCCCCCTACCAGCACAGAAACACCCAGCACAACTCCTGCAACCACCACCGTCCCAGTTACCACGG AAACACCGAAAAGCACCACTTCTGTTCCACCGCCGGTGCCTACAG tcacCACACCTTCGACAACCAGACCGCCAAGCAGCACTCCGAAAACCACGCCAACCACGTCTCCCTCCACCACATCCAGAACCACTGCGTCAACTCAGACGGCAACCACCAACACGCCAAAGACCACTGCAACAGCCTCCACAATCTCCACACCACCCACCCCTACGCATCATCCCAAAATCCTAACCACCACAACCCCCTCCACCACAACAGAATCCACTGCTCCTAGCACACCAACCCCGACAACCACAACAGGACCCgtgccccccaccacaccctctcCTCCGACGCCGTCcacgacaaccaccaccacctcgccCACAACCGTTACCTCCACTTCCACCAGCACTCCAGTACCCACTGCCACAACTCTCACCACTGCTCCCCCTACCAGCACAGAAACGCCCAGCACAACTCCTGCAACCACCACCGTCCCAGTTACCACGGGTAAGTCTCCTTGGCCGCTCTGCAGCAGCTTACAAGTCTTTCAGGACCCCTCTCTTCCCGTAGCGATCCAAGGGGCAGAGGGATTCCCACCTCCAGGTCCCACGTAA
- the LOC117040905 gene encoding histidine-rich glycoprotein-like, translating to MSSSGEPAFPLSHRHLGDFALLRSRNTEKHHFCSTTGAYSHHTFDNQTAKQHSENHANHVSLHHIQNHCVNSDGNHQHAKDHCNSLHNLHTTHPYASSQNPNHHNPLHHDRIHCA from the exons ATGTCCTCGTCTGGT GAGcccgcctttcccctctcccaccgCCACCTAGGTGACTTTGCTCTTTTGCGTTCCAGAAACACCGAAAAGCACCACTTCTGTTCCACCACCGGTGCCTACAG tcacCACACCTTCGACAACCAGACCGCCAAGCAGCACTCCGAAAACCACGCCAACCACGTCTCCCTCCACCACATCCAGAACCACTGCGTCAACTCAGACGGCAACCACCAACACGCCAAAGACCACTGCAACAGCCTCCACAATCTCCACACCACCCACCCCTACGCATCATCCCAAAATCCTAACCACCACAACCCCCTCCACCACGACAGAATCCACTGCGCCTAG